A section of the Rhizobium sp. BG4 genome encodes:
- the bla gene encoding class A beta-lactamase gives MPIALTRRSLMIGSALLYPAVMLVPGARADDDDVDQQLAALEKRTGGRLGVSVMDTGTNVSFSNRETERFPLLSTFKVLASGMVLARVDKGEENLERRVTYDQDKIVTYSPETEKHVGAEGMTVGELCKAAITLSDNTAGNLLLESLGGPEELTKWLRSIGDTSTRLDRIETALNEGKKDDPRDTTTPDAMLDTLGNLTLGSVLSEPSRTQLIDWMVANTTGAARLRAGLPEEWKIGDKTGTGNNGSAADIAVLWPEESGSPILVATYIAEATAPVSELNEVFAEVAKIAAGMLQ, from the coding sequence ATGCCCATTGCCCTGACCCGCCGGAGCCTGATGATTGGCTCTGCGCTTCTCTATCCTGCCGTCATGCTGGTGCCGGGAGCGCGGGCCGATGACGATGATGTCGACCAGCAGCTGGCGGCACTCGAAAAGCGCACGGGCGGGCGCCTCGGCGTCTCGGTCATGGACACCGGCACCAATGTCAGCTTCTCCAATCGCGAGACCGAGCGCTTCCCGCTGCTCAGCACCTTCAAGGTCCTGGCCTCCGGCATGGTGCTCGCCCGGGTTGATAAGGGCGAAGAAAATCTCGAACGCCGCGTCACCTACGATCAGGACAAGATCGTCACCTATTCGCCGGAAACCGAGAAGCATGTCGGCGCCGAAGGCATGACCGTCGGCGAGCTCTGCAAGGCGGCGATTACGCTCAGCGACAACACCGCCGGCAACCTGCTGCTCGAAAGTCTCGGCGGCCCGGAAGAGCTGACCAAATGGCTGCGCTCGATCGGCGACACCTCGACCCGCCTCGACCGCATCGAGACCGCGCTCAACGAAGGCAAGAAGGACGACCCGCGCGACACGACGACGCCGGATGCGATGCTGGATACGCTCGGCAATCTCACTCTCGGCTCGGTTCTGTCGGAGCCCTCGCGCACGCAGCTGATCGACTGGATGGTGGCAAATACCACGGGCGCCGCCCGCCTGCGCGCTGGGCTGCCGGAGGAGTGGAAGATCGGCGACAAGACCGGCACGGGCAATAACGGCTCGGCCGCCGATATCGCCGTCCTCTGGCCGGAGGAAAGCGGCTCGCCGATCCTGGTCGCCACCTATATCGCCGAGGCGACGGCGCCGGTTTCCGAGCTCAACGAAGTCTTTGCCGAAGTCGCCAAGATCGCCGCCGGCATGCTGCAATAA
- the dmeF gene encoding CDF family Co(II)/Ni(II) efflux transporter DmeF codes for MTANTLEHDHVFLGADHDRNERRIWLVIALTAVMMVVEIGAGTYYGSMALVADGWHMSTHASALLISACAYLYARKQAHNPRFTFGTGKLGDLAGFASAIILALIALLMAWESFLRITHPVPISFAQAIGVAVAGLAVNLASAWLLRGESHHHGHASGHGHDHGHHHHHGDHAHHAPGNHGHGADNNMRAAYIHVIADALTSVLAIAALALGSVYGWLWLDPLMGIVGGVIIAQWSYGLMKSSGRVLLDAMEENEDLPGEIRQAIETGGDRITDLHVWQVGPGHHAAIVALVSADPQAPEVYKAKLEAIGELSHVTVEVSRARAAA; via the coding sequence ATGACTGCGAACACGCTTGAACATGATCACGTCTTCCTGGGCGCCGATCACGACCGCAACGAACGCCGCATCTGGCTGGTGATCGCGCTGACGGCGGTGATGATGGTCGTCGAGATCGGGGCAGGGACCTATTACGGCTCCATGGCGCTGGTCGCCGATGGCTGGCACATGTCCACCCATGCAAGCGCGCTGCTGATCTCGGCCTGCGCCTATCTCTATGCCCGCAAGCAGGCCCATAACCCACGCTTCACCTTCGGCACCGGCAAGCTCGGCGATCTCGCCGGTTTCGCCAGCGCCATCATCCTGGCGCTGATCGCGCTGCTGATGGCCTGGGAGAGCTTCCTGCGCATCACCCATCCCGTGCCGATCAGCTTTGCCCAGGCGATCGGCGTTGCCGTCGCCGGTCTCGCCGTCAATCTCGCCAGCGCCTGGCTGCTGCGCGGCGAGAGCCATCATCACGGCCATGCTAGTGGCCACGGCCACGATCACGGTCACCACCACCACCACGGGGATCACGCCCATCACGCCCCCGGAAATCACGGCCACGGCGCCGACAATAACATGCGCGCCGCCTATATCCACGTCATCGCCGATGCGTTGACCTCGGTGCTCGCTATTGCCGCGCTTGCGCTCGGCAGCGTCTATGGCTGGCTGTGGCTCGATCCGCTGATGGGCATCGTCGGCGGCGTCATCATCGCCCAGTGGTCCTACGGCCTGATGAAATCCTCCGGCCGCGTGCTGCTCGATGCGATGGAAGAGAACGAGGATCTGCCCGGCGAAATCCGCCAGGCAATCGAAACCGGCGGCGACCGCATCACCGACCTGCATGTCTGGCAGGTCGGCCCCGGCCACCACGCGGCGATCGTCGCCCTCGTCAGCGCCGATCCACAGGCGCCCGAGGTCTATAAGGCGAAGCTTGAGGCGATCGGCGAATTGTCGCATGTGACGGTGGAGGTCAGCCGCGCAAGGGCTGCAGCCTGA
- the dmeR gene encoding metal/formaldehyde-sensitive transcriptional repressor, translating to MSHTQHQKKKLIARISRLKGQLEAVERALDAGRPCGDILQLLASIRGALNGLTGEVLDDHLHEHVLHAADEKARAEAVEEISEVLRTYIR from the coding sequence ATGTCCCACACCCAGCACCAGAAAAAGAAGCTGATCGCCCGCATCAGCCGCCTCAAGGGCCAGCTCGAGGCCGTCGAGCGCGCGCTGGATGCCGGGCGGCCCTGCGGCGACATCCTGCAGCTGCTGGCCTCGATCCGCGGCGCGCTGAACGGGTTGACCGGCGAGGTGCTGGACGATCACCTGCATGAACACGTCCTCCACGCCGCCGACGAGAAGGCGCGGGCGGAGGCCGTGGAAGAGATTTCGGAAGTGCTGCGGACCTATATCCGCTGA
- a CDS encoding helix-turn-helix domain-containing protein: METPSDPTPISHRISEGLARLAAAMRSDDWTRAEATGLKPTQLAILDYLAGRDRPVRVKEIAVHLGVSQPTATDSIAALERKGYAEKAAAAGDKRAAAVVVSAAGRAILAEASAAEGSAAAAARALPAGEQEDLLMSIVKMIRHLQEAEAIPVQRMCATCRYFRPYQHDDAAKPHHCDFVNAAFGQRDFRVDCREHETADPATRAATWDAFQKG, encoded by the coding sequence ATGGAAACGCCATCTGACCCGACCCCGATCTCACACCGCATCAGCGAAGGCCTGGCGCGTCTGGCAGCCGCCATGCGCAGCGACGACTGGACGCGCGCCGAAGCGACCGGCCTGAAGCCGACGCAGCTTGCGATCCTCGATTACCTCGCCGGGCGCGACCGGCCGGTGCGCGTCAAGGAGATCGCCGTCCATCTCGGCGTCTCGCAGCCGACGGCGACGGATTCGATCGCAGCGCTGGAGCGCAAGGGCTATGCGGAAAAGGCAGCGGCAGCGGGCGACAAGCGCGCGGCGGCCGTGGTGGTGAGCGCTGCGGGACGCGCGATCCTGGCCGAGGCGAGTGCAGCCGAGGGATCGGCGGCAGCGGCGGCGCGGGCGCTTCCCGCCGGTGAACAGGAAGATTTGCTGATGTCGATCGTCAAGATGATCCGGCATCTCCAGGAGGCCGAGGCGATACCGGTGCAGCGCATGTGCGCCACCTGCCGCTATTTCCGCCCCTACCAGCACGATGACGCGGCAAAACCGCATCATTGCGACTTCGTGAATGCGGCCTTCGGCCAACGCGATTTCCGCGTCGATTGCCGCGAACATGAAACTGCCGATCCGGCAACCCGGGCTGCCACCTGGGACGCCTTTCAAAAGGGATAG